Genomic window (Candidatus Gastranaerophilales bacterium):
AAACAAATACCTAAACAAAAATGTTAAGTTTGAGGCAACTTTTGATAAATTTTCAACACTTGGTTTAGACTACAAAAAAGCAATGCGTTCTTCTCAAAATTATATAGGTATGCTAATAAAACGTGACAACATAACTGACCATACAGTGCCTCTTTCTGAAATGAAATTGTTTATGAAACGCACTGACGCTGAAAAATATATTGACCTTGAATCAGGTGACAAAGTATCTATTACAGCAAAAGTTTTTTCATCAGCTTTGGGCGACCCTTGGTTGGAAATCAATCAATTTACTGTTTTAACACAAAAAGCAAAAAAAGATAAAAAATAATTAAATTTATTGACTGTTTAGGAGTTGAAGATGGGATCTAATAAAAAATACTTAACAATACACGGGCACTTTTATCAACCACCAAGAGAAAATCCTTGGCTTGAAACTATCGAAATGCAAGATAGTGCTCAACCTTTTCACGACTGGAATTCAAGAATAGCGTGCGAATGCTATACTCCAAATTCGGTTTCAAAAATTGTCGATTACAAAAACCAGATATTAGATATTGTCAACAATTATTCATTAATGAGCTTCAACTTCGGACCTACATTAATGTCATGGCTTGAGAAATACACACCGTACACATATGAAAGAATTATTCAGGCTGATGTCCAAAGCAGCTATGAAAATTCAGGTCACGGAAATGCAATTGCTCAAGTTTACAACCACATAATTATGCCTTTAGCAAATTATAGGGACAAAGTTACTCAGGTTAAATGGGGCATTAAAGATTTTCAATATAGATTCGGGAGAATGCCTGAAGGCATGTGGCTGGCTGAAACAGCATGCGACGATGAAACTTTAGAAGTTTTAGTCGACTGCGGAATAAAATTCACCATACTTTCGCCTTACCAAGCTCAAAAATGCCGAAAAATCGGTTCTAAAGATTGGATTGACGTGAGTTGGGGAAATATTGACCCGGCTAAACCGTACAGATATTTTATAAAAAATAATCCTGAAAAATATATCGATTTATTTTTCTATGACGGTGCAATCTCAAAATCTGTTGCATTTGACGAATTATGCACCGATGGCAACAAATTCATCTCAAGATTAAAAGACGGCGTTTCTTATTCAAGAGAATATAACCAGCTCGTACATATTGCCACCGATGGCGAAAGCTATGGACACCACACAAAATTCGGCGACATGGCTCTTGCTTATATCTTAAGAATTCGAGCAAAAGACGAAGGCTTTACTATTACCAATTACGCAAACTACTTGGATTCAGAACCTGTATTAGACGAAGTTGTCGTTAAACCTGTGTCGTCTTGGAGCTGTGCTCATGGAGTCGGAAGATGGTGTGATGACTGCGGTTGCTCAACAGGTGGAGCCGTGGGTTGGAATCAAAAATGGAGAAAACCGCTTAGAGAAGCTCTTGATTATTTGAGAGATGAAATCATTTCAATCTTTGAAGCAGAAGCACCTAAATACTTTAAAGATGGCTGGAAAGCTAGAACAGCATACATTGACGTCATTTTAAACAGAAACGACAACACTGTTAAAACATTCTTTGAAAAACAATGTAAACCTAACCTTGAAAACAATGACAAAGTTAAAGCATTAAAATTGATGGAAATTCAACGCCAAGCTTTATTAATGTACACCAGTTGCGGTTGGTTTTTCTCTGAACTTTCAGGGATTGAAACCACTCAAATAATGAAATATGCGGCAAGGGCAATTCAGCTTACTGCTGATTTTTCAGATATTAACATTGAAGAAAATTTCCTTAATATATTACAAAAAGCTGAAAGCAACATAAAAGAGTTCGGAAACGGCAGAAACATTTACAAAATGTTTGTTAAACCTTCAATTGTTACGACAAAGCAAATTGCAAGTTTGTGGGCACTTTTATCTTTATATCAAGATTTTGACAAAACAGAAAATCTTTATTGCTACGAAGTAACCCAACACGCTTATAAGCATGTTACACGTGGAACAACAAATCTCGTCATGGGAAGAATTGAGATAAAATCAAAAGTTACCTATGAAAAATCAGACTTAATTTTCACTCTTTTACAACACTCTGAAGGTGATTTCCACTGTGCTATCAAGGAATATGGCGACACCGCTGAATGCAACAAAATCGCAAAAGAATTAATTGAAATATACTTAGGCGGTTCTATTACTGAAACTATCAGATATATTGACGAGCACTTCGGGCGTGATTTCTATACATTAAAAGACATTTTCATCGAAGAACGCAGAGATGTTTTAAACAAAATGATAAAGAAAAAATTGGCTCGTTTTTCAAATATATACAAAGACGTCTACAACCAAGGAAAAGGCTCTATCGTTCAGCTTAGAGCTTTGGGGCTTGAGGTTCCTCAAGAATTTAAACTTGCAGCACAATATGTACTGTCCCAATCTTTCAATTCTTTATTCGTAAACTCTCCTCAAATTACAGACAGCGTAATTCAAAAAGCTCTCGAAATTAACAGCGAAGCCCGATATCTCGGTTTACAACTGGATAAAGAAGAAACAAGTAAATTCTTCTCTCAAGAAGTTTCCAATCGTGTGTTCAACTTTGCAAAAACTCTTGACGCTCACAAGCTTGAAAAAGCACTTGAGATTTTCAAATACATTGATACTATAGAAATTAAAGTCGACATTGCTGAAGCTCAAAATGTTTATTTCAAAAGGATTTTCAGCAAATTCTCATCTATTATAGAAAAGATTGCAAAAGAAAATGAAATTGAAGCTAACAGAGCAAGACTGCTTGCCGTTTTAAGACTCGGTGAATATTTGAATATAAACACTGACTTTTATAAAACAGCTTTACTCAAAATCACGGCAAAATCTGTTTAAGCTCTTGTAACAATTTGTTTACCTGTTGTTCAAGTTTGGCTAAATCACCATTGTTGTCAATGACAAAATCGGAAGCAAGAATTTTATCCTCTTGAGAAATTTGCGACTCTAGCCTTTTTCGTGCATAATCTTCTGAAAAACTATTGCGGGCAATAAGGCGTTGCAACCTTGTATTATAATCAGCAACAATAAGCACAACGTAATCAAACATAGTATTAAAGCCAGTTTCAAAAAGCTGAGGAATAGAAACAAAGGCAAAGTCTTTTTCTGATTGAGAATCAAAATAATTGTCCATTTGTTTTTTTATTTTTGGGTGAATAATTGCTTCAAGACCTTCCAGTTTATCAGAATCATTAAAAACTATTTTGCCGATTTTTTCTCGGGACAAAGAACCTTGAGAGGTATAAATATCTTGTCCAGCAAAAAGCTCGGTAATTTCCATCATCGTATCATTATCATGGCTCATCAATTTGTGTGAGGTTTTGTCTGTATCCATAACCGAATAGCCCTGTTGCAACAATATTTTTTCAACTGAAGACTTACCAGATGCAATATTTCCCGTAATGCCGATTTTTAACATAATTTCCACCTAAAGATTTTAATGATAAGATTATAACATTGAGGAACGAAAATGGAAAAAATATTACTAACAGGCAAAAGCCAAGAAGAAATTTTAGCTTTGACACAAAAGATGGGAGCAACCCCATATAGAGCAAAGCAAGTGTATCAATGGATATATCTAAAATCTGCAAATACATTTGAAGAAATGACTAATCTACCAAAAGATTTTAGGGCACAATTAGATGAAAAATTTACACTGTCATCAATGTCTGTTAAAGACAAACAAGTCAGTAGAGATGGTACTATAAAATATCTTTTTGAACTTAATGACGGGAATTTTACAGAATCAGTATTAATGAGATTTGACAACAGAGCAAATCTGACTGCCTGCATTAGTTCTCAAGTGGGCTGCCCTATGGGGTGTGATTTTTGTGCAACAGGTAAATTAGGATTTAAAAGAAATTTAAAAACTGAAGAAATTATTCAACAAATTCACCTTATACAAAACGATACAAATTTAAAAATTACCAACATTGTTTTTATGGGGCAAGGTGAACCTTTGTTAAATTTCAACAACGTAATAAACGCAATGACTATTTTTAACAAAGACTATCAAGTCGGCTCTAGGAGAATGACGATTTCAACATGCGGAATTATTCCACAAATAAACAAACTTGCAGACCTAAACACGCAATCAACGCTGGCAATTTCGCTCCATTCTTCAAACCATCAAACCAGGGCAAGAATAATGCCTGTAGAGATGAAATACCCCATCGACGATTTAATTAAAACACTTAAATCTTACACTCAAAAAACAGGTCGCAGAGTAACTATTGAATACACTTTAATTAAAGGCGTAAATGATTCTATCGATGATGCCAAAGAATTAGCGTTACTGCTTACAAACCTAAAAAGCAATGTTAATCTCATCGTGTATAATGCAAATGAATTTTGCAAGTATCAAAAACCTGACAAAAAAGATGTAATGAAATTTAAATATATTTTAGAAGCTTCAGGCAAAAAAGTTACCGTAAGACTTGAACGTGGTGGCGACATTGATGCAGCCTGTGGGCAACTTAGTGCAAAAACCAATAGCCCGAAAAAGTAATAAATGCTATAATTCCACATATGGCAACAATTTTTGAAAAAAATTTAACAGCAATTTCTCGTTATGATGATGAACTTGCAAAAAAAATAGAAAATATTCAAAAAGTTGACAACAACTTTGAACTTTCAGAAACTATTTTAAAAGAGCCAAATCTTTTGTATAACGGCATTAGCGTCCATTCCGAATCTGGTGCAGACAACGAAGCCTTGAGGATTTTTAATGCGTCAAAAGATTCTCCCAAAAGCGTTCATGTTATATATGGGCTTGGGCTTGGATACTTGTTAAAAATATTCGCAGAAAAAAGCCAAGGCAAAATCATATTATATGAGCCGAATTTGGAATTTTTGCGTATCGTGATGGAAATTGTCGATTTTTCAGACATACTTCAAAAAGAAAATATTATTATATGCAGCACCACAGAAGCTTTATATCAAGCACTTGTAATATTATCCAATAGAAATTCAAATATTAAACTTAACTTTTTAAATTTTCATAAAAATTTATTTGCCAACGATATTGAAGCCTTTAATCAAAAATTATCAAGGTTATATTCGCAAACACTTGATGGAAAAAATTTTTCAAAAAACAACGCCATGAGATTTCTTCTTTCAACTTTAAACGGATTTAAAAACAAAATAGAAGCTATTCCATTCAAAGAACTTGAAAACAAAGCTCAAGGGATAGCAGCAATAATTGTTTCAGCGGGGCCTTCTTTACACAAAAATCTTGAAGCTCTAAAAAAGCTAGAAAACAAAGCTCTAATATTTTGCATCGCCCCCGCTTTAAATACAATACTTGAGGCAAAAATAAAACCTGATTTTATAAATGTGATTGAGCCATACGACACATCTTCACAGATAAAAAGGCTCAATACTGCAAATTTAAACATAATCGCTGAACCATTTACAAACAAAGGTTTCTTTGAAATTGACAATAAAACAACTTTTATAACATTTTCAGACTCATCTCCAATAAACAAATGGTTTTCAGACCTTACAAAACAAGACCCAAAAGGCTACGAAGCAAATGGAACAGTATCCTATCAGGCATTGAACTGTGCAAAATTACTGGGCTGCAACCCGATAATTTTATTAGGGCAAGACCTCGCTTACACAGATGAGAATTGTTACTCAAAGAATTCACCCTATGCCACATTAAAATGCAGAAAAAAAGCCAATTGTATAAAACCGCAAATAATTGCAGATGATATTGACGA
Coding sequences:
- a CDS encoding DUF3536 domain-containing protein, which translates into the protein MGSNKKYLTIHGHFYQPPRENPWLETIEMQDSAQPFHDWNSRIACECYTPNSVSKIVDYKNQILDIVNNYSLMSFNFGPTLMSWLEKYTPYTYERIIQADVQSSYENSGHGNAIAQVYNHIIMPLANYRDKVTQVKWGIKDFQYRFGRMPEGMWLAETACDDETLEVLVDCGIKFTILSPYQAQKCRKIGSKDWIDVSWGNIDPAKPYRYFIKNNPEKYIDLFFYDGAISKSVAFDELCTDGNKFISRLKDGVSYSREYNQLVHIATDGESYGHHTKFGDMALAYILRIRAKDEGFTITNYANYLDSEPVLDEVVVKPVSSWSCAHGVGRWCDDCGCSTGGAVGWNQKWRKPLREALDYLRDEIISIFEAEAPKYFKDGWKARTAYIDVILNRNDNTVKTFFEKQCKPNLENNDKVKALKLMEIQRQALLMYTSCGWFFSELSGIETTQIMKYAARAIQLTADFSDINIEENFLNILQKAESNIKEFGNGRNIYKMFVKPSIVTTKQIASLWALLSLYQDFDKTENLYCYEVTQHAYKHVTRGTTNLVMGRIEIKSKVTYEKSDLIFTLLQHSEGDFHCAIKEYGDTAECNKIAKELIEIYLGGSITETIRYIDEHFGRDFYTLKDIFIEERRDVLNKMIKKKLARFSNIYKDVYNQGKGSIVQLRALGLEVPQEFKLAAQYVLSQSFNSLFVNSPQITDSVIQKALEINSEARYLGLQLDKEETSKFFSQEVSNRVFNFAKTLDAHKLEKALEIFKYIDTIEIKVDIAEAQNVYFKRIFSKFSSIIEKIAKENEIEANRARLLAVLRLGEYLNINTDFYKTALLKITAKSV
- a CDS encoding DUF115 domain-containing protein — encoded protein: MATIFEKNLTAISRYDDELAKKIENIQKVDNNFELSETILKEPNLLYNGISVHSESGADNEALRIFNASKDSPKSVHVIYGLGLGYLLKIFAEKSQGKIILYEPNLEFLRIVMEIVDFSDILQKENIIICSTTEALYQALVILSNRNSNIKLNFLNFHKNLFANDIEAFNQKLSRLYSQTLDGKNFSKNNAMRFLLSTLNGFKNKIEAIPFKELENKAQGIAAIIVSAGPSLHKNLEALKKLENKALIFCIAPALNTILEAKIKPDFINVIEPYDTSSQIKRLNTANLNIIAEPFTNKGFFEIDNKTTFITFSDSSPINKWFSDLTKQDPKGYEANGTVSYQALNCAKLLGCNPIILLGQDLAYTDENCYSKNSPYATLKCRKKANCIKPQIIADDIDEFANALLGNPDIPSELKRQIAQSRIDTLNKSLTLVKSQDGELIPTELGYACFIDYIQDFAEKNTNLELINTSTGGAQIDGFKNISLNDITLNTQKPNVDKFIQNINYEPNINNILKKLKLDSEKCKTALTQSEKGLKETITTKKLLSKHNILDENAIKSIKTTLNFYMDFIQNTIGDNPLLNAACIKEQDMINQHICQTNSTNIIADIPYLTDDLQGFFEITITNISAIAKLLDEINQSLAKNNQIEKI
- the coaE gene encoding dephospho-CoA kinase (Dephospho-CoA kinase (CoaE) performs the final step in coenzyme A biosynthesis.); its protein translation is MLKIGITGNIASGKSSVEKILLQQGYSVMDTDKTSHKLMSHDNDTMMEITELFAGQDIYTSQGSLSREKIGKIVFNDSDKLEGLEAIIHPKIKKQMDNYFDSQSEKDFAFVSIPQLFETGFNTMFDYVVLIVADYNTRLQRLIARNSFSEDYARKRLESQISQEDKILASDFVIDNNGDLAKLEQQVNKLLQELKQILP
- the rlmN gene encoding 23S rRNA (adenine(2503)-C(2))-methyltransferase RlmN; protein product: MEKILLTGKSQEEILALTQKMGATPYRAKQVYQWIYLKSANTFEEMTNLPKDFRAQLDEKFTLSSMSVKDKQVSRDGTIKYLFELNDGNFTESVLMRFDNRANLTACISSQVGCPMGCDFCATGKLGFKRNLKTEEIIQQIHLIQNDTNLKITNIVFMGQGEPLLNFNNVINAMTIFNKDYQVGSRRMTISTCGIIPQINKLADLNTQSTLAISLHSSNHQTRARIMPVEMKYPIDDLIKTLKSYTQKTGRRVTIEYTLIKGVNDSIDDAKELALLLTNLKSNVNLIVYNANEFCKYQKPDKKDVMKFKYILEASGKKVTVRLERGGDIDAACGQLSAKTNSPKK